Proteins from a single region of Bdellovibrio bacteriovorus HD100:
- a CDS encoding GldG family protein, producing the protein MSKLSKISFLFAGFSLVAMSITRYLLGDWVPFCWLALGLAVVFVLVGLIKDRAFFKEFFTMKTTKEGMSMGMLILLLLAVLGAVNYIGARHTKTWDFSSARVNTLSEQSIKLVKSLDSDLKVYFFYKKGVEGNEENRRLFRELIKKYQDHSSKVQLDFVEVNERPDLAQEYGVDKGSGVVFLDYKGRRNRIEKIDEQDFTSALVKVTREKNKTVYFTVGHGEKALSENKEGLGLGSLKSLLENNRYTVKELSLIQNAKIPEDADVIVVAGPVQGFQAFEIDALEGYLKNGGSLFLAIESQNTAGLEKLVAKMGVQFENNYILNQVETVMGKGINQGPTMGVIFSMNNKITKPFGRSEVTLFRYPQSLKKVDIVKGVIVDELVSTAPNAMAFPSMQIRGEGPEGTYALVDEVSGKWAGDESAKDFTAIIAGDVDFLTNQMLYQNLNRDLVLNSIAALAKEENLISITPKEPLATQMILTETKFGLFLFAFIIPLPILLLGTSVGLWLRRRNA; encoded by the coding sequence ATGAGTAAATTGAGCAAAATTTCTTTCCTGTTCGCTGGGTTTTCTTTGGTCGCCATGTCCATCACTCGTTACCTATTGGGTGACTGGGTCCCGTTCTGCTGGCTGGCTTTGGGCCTGGCCGTGGTGTTTGTTCTGGTCGGGCTTATCAAGGACCGCGCTTTCTTTAAAGAGTTCTTCACCATGAAGACCACCAAAGAAGGCATGAGCATGGGGATGCTGATCCTTCTGTTGTTGGCTGTCTTGGGGGCTGTGAACTATATCGGTGCCCGTCACACTAAGACCTGGGATTTTTCTTCTGCACGGGTCAATACTTTGTCGGAGCAATCCATCAAGCTTGTTAAAAGCCTGGATTCAGACCTGAAGGTTTATTTCTTCTATAAAAAAGGTGTTGAGGGCAACGAAGAAAACCGCCGCCTGTTCCGTGAGCTGATCAAAAAGTACCAGGATCACAGCAGCAAGGTGCAGCTGGATTTCGTGGAAGTGAATGAACGCCCGGATTTGGCGCAAGAGTACGGCGTCGACAAGGGCAGTGGTGTGGTGTTCCTGGATTACAAAGGCCGCCGCAACCGCATCGAAAAAATCGACGAGCAGGATTTTACCAGCGCACTTGTAAAGGTCACTCGCGAAAAGAACAAGACAGTTTACTTTACAGTTGGTCACGGTGAAAAAGCTTTGAGCGAAAACAAAGAGGGCTTGGGCCTGGGTTCTTTGAAATCGCTGCTTGAAAACAACCGCTACACAGTGAAAGAGCTTTCCCTGATTCAAAATGCCAAGATTCCTGAAGATGCGGATGTGATCGTGGTGGCGGGCCCGGTTCAGGGCTTCCAGGCTTTTGAAATCGACGCGCTGGAAGGTTACCTGAAAAACGGCGGCAGTCTGTTTTTGGCGATTGAATCCCAGAACACCGCAGGTCTTGAAAAGCTGGTGGCCAAGATGGGTGTGCAGTTTGAAAACAACTACATCCTGAATCAGGTCGAAACCGTCATGGGTAAAGGCATCAATCAGGGGCCGACCATGGGTGTGATCTTCTCGATGAACAACAAGATCACCAAGCCATTTGGACGTTCGGAAGTGACGTTGTTCCGCTATCCGCAGTCTTTGAAAAAGGTGGACATTGTTAAAGGTGTGATCGTGGATGAGCTGGTTTCCACAGCTCCGAATGCGATGGCCTTCCCATCCATGCAGATCCGCGGTGAAGGTCCCGAGGGCACCTATGCTTTGGTGGATGAGGTCAGTGGTAAATGGGCCGGGGATGAAAGTGCCAAGGACTTTACCGCGATCATCGCCGGGGACGTGGACTTCCTGACCAATCAGATGCTGTATCAGAATCTGAACCGGGATTTAGTGCTGAATTCCATTGCGGCCCTGGCCAAAGAGGAAAATCTGATCAGCATCACGCCGAAAGAGCCTCTGGCGACACAAATGATCCTGACAGAAACCAAGTTTGGTCTTTTCTTGTTTGCTTTCATCATCCCACTTCCTATTCTTTTGTTGGGCACCAGCGTCGGTCTGTGGCTTAGAAGGAGAAATGCGTAA
- a CDS encoding ABC transporter permease, giving the protein MNPTMTIFKKELKGFYFNSTFWVICFLMSLVFSWVYPIQLNLFSQLLMNYVMQQGVPQNQLNIHYGVFLRQLSYLNLLLIFVVPALTMKLFAEEKKLRTFDLLLTSPVTSLQIVLGKYLAALGAVGGLVMLALLYPVATSTLATVNWGPLVVAFLGIFLVGAVYAAMDLFASSLTENSIVAYVASVIFNVSIWFVGIGTEVMDSEAARKIFEHVSLSSHLSSLVEGTVRSNALVFFFSIIVLFCFLAERVVESSRWR; this is encoded by the coding sequence ATGAATCCAACAATGACAATCTTTAAAAAAGAGCTGAAGGGTTTTTACTTCAACTCAACATTCTGGGTGATCTGCTTCCTGATGAGCCTGGTGTTCAGCTGGGTGTATCCGATTCAATTGAATCTGTTTTCGCAGCTTTTGATGAACTACGTGATGCAACAGGGGGTTCCTCAGAACCAGTTGAACATCCATTACGGGGTGTTCCTTCGCCAGCTGTCTTATCTGAACCTGCTTTTGATCTTTGTGGTTCCCGCTTTGACGATGAAACTTTTTGCGGAAGAAAAGAAGCTTCGCACTTTTGATCTGCTTCTGACTTCACCAGTGACATCCCTGCAGATCGTTCTGGGCAAGTACCTGGCCGCCTTGGGTGCTGTGGGTGGTCTGGTGATGCTGGCATTGTTGTACCCGGTGGCGACGTCCACTTTGGCGACGGTGAACTGGGGGCCGCTGGTTGTGGCTTTCCTGGGAATCTTCCTGGTGGGGGCTGTGTATGCGGCGATGGATCTGTTTGCGTCTTCTTTGACTGAAAACAGCATCGTGGCGTATGTGGCGTCGGTGATCTTCAACGTGTCCATCTGGTTTGTTGGCATTGGCACGGAAGTTATGGACAGCGAAGCGGCTCGCAAGATCTTTGAGCACGTTTCCCTGAGCAGTCATCTTTCCAGTCTGGTGGAAGGCACGGTGCGCTCTAATGCGCTGGTGTTCTTCTTCAGTATTATTGTCCTGTTCTGTTTCCTGGCAGAGCGTGTTGTTGAATCCTCACGTTGGAGATAA
- a CDS encoding RsmB/NOP family class I SAM-dependent RNA methyltransferase: MNTDHPFYRHFEKVYGSRWPGLFAALQTREQQVARVNAWSPSDKSTKSWSQFPEKSELPGCHWLTPAHGCQPERNSDELLDIYIMDPASVMVARALDVQPGDRLLDMCAAPGGKSLVMIESFGGEGEIFCNDLSPERRERLKKVIQQYVPREVRNRVWVTGKDGVQFGLKEPGSFDRVLLDAPCSGERHILENQAAQDEWSPRRTEHLAARQYSLLAAAFLAVKVGGRIVYSTCSISPAENDDVVRKLLKKKKSAVKLLEAPVGVGGERTELGVAYMPDQCGFGPLYFAVIEKVEE; this comes from the coding sequence ATGAACACCGATCATCCCTTTTATCGTCATTTTGAAAAAGTCTATGGTTCCCGCTGGCCGGGCCTCTTCGCTGCCCTGCAAACCCGTGAACAACAAGTTGCCCGGGTGAACGCGTGGAGCCCATCCGATAAAAGCACTAAATCCTGGTCTCAGTTCCCTGAGAAGTCCGAGCTCCCTGGCTGTCATTGGTTGACGCCGGCTCATGGCTGTCAGCCCGAGCGCAATTCGGATGAACTGCTGGATATCTATATTATGGATCCGGCCAGCGTCATGGTGGCGCGGGCCTTGGACGTGCAGCCGGGTGATCGTCTTTTGGATATGTGCGCGGCCCCGGGTGGGAAAAGTCTGGTGATGATTGAATCTTTCGGGGGCGAGGGTGAGATTTTCTGCAATGACCTTTCGCCGGAGCGTCGCGAACGCTTGAAGAAAGTCATTCAGCAGTATGTGCCGCGCGAAGTGCGCAATCGGGTGTGGGTGACTGGCAAAGACGGGGTGCAGTTTGGTTTGAAAGAGCCCGGCAGCTTTGACCGGGTTCTGCTGGATGCCCCATGTTCAGGTGAGCGCCATATTCTGGAAAATCAGGCAGCCCAAGACGAGTGGAGCCCCCGTCGCACCGAACATCTGGCGGCACGGCAGTATTCATTGCTGGCGGCAGCCTTTCTGGCGGTGAAAGTCGGGGGGCGCATCGTTTATTCCACGTGCTCGATCAGCCCGGCAGAAAATGACGATGTCGTTCGCAAACTTTTGAAAAAGAAAAAATCAGCGGTGAAGTTGCTGGAAGCACCTGTGGGTGTGGGCGGAGAGAGAACCGAACTGGGTGTGGCTTACATGCCCGATCAGTGTGGTTTTGGTCCTTTGTATTTTGCTGTGATCGAGAAAGTCGAAGAATAA
- a CDS encoding sensor histidine kinase, whose amino-acid sequence MKRFIRFPWRVYWRYFSWQVVAFNGLYLAVISVIDVRHGVRPFVYNEALLNFFVFSILVSAITSYRFAKPIHRVILKALRISSKRTFGSLVKEQEDDLADDETADISELELALDRIHRKMKSRKARYLQSQEESQAFMSAVAEGLVSVSLDEKILYFNSQFAAQFLSSDLLNGQILRLKDAIRSSDVLEGFGKTIKIGKVQRFTVKLPTLIDNQPRFFAVSVNPIRNEKTQEIYGVVGIFHDITEMKRAEQIRMDFVGNASHELRTPLTSIKGYVDTLKEDVKTGQIQQAGKFLDIVSRNIDRLMDLVNDMLSINTLEASNSELKLEMIHPLAISEHVVSELAVMAAEKNITIRVNGDVPPFLADARKVEQVLRNLVSNAVKYIPSGKTIQIRWERDIKEYIILRVIDDGQGIPEQHLDRLFERFYRIDKGRTRDAGGTGLGLAIVKHIMQSHGGTVAVKSIVDQGSEFICSFPIRK is encoded by the coding sequence ATGAAGCGATTTATCCGATTCCCATGGCGAGTTTACTGGCGCTACTTCTCTTGGCAGGTAGTGGCCTTCAATGGTCTGTATCTGGCGGTCATTTCTGTTATCGATGTTCGCCACGGAGTTCGTCCATTTGTCTATAACGAAGCCCTGCTGAATTTTTTTGTTTTCAGTATTCTTGTTTCTGCCATCACATCCTATCGTTTTGCAAAACCCATTCACCGGGTGATCCTGAAAGCTTTGCGCATTTCCAGCAAACGCACCTTCGGCAGTCTGGTGAAAGAACAAGAAGACGATCTGGCAGACGATGAAACCGCTGACATTTCCGAGCTGGAACTGGCTTTGGACCGCATTCATCGCAAGATGAAAAGCCGCAAAGCGCGCTATCTGCAGTCCCAGGAAGAATCCCAGGCCTTTATGAGCGCCGTGGCCGAGGGCCTGGTATCGGTCAGTCTTGATGAAAAGATTCTTTATTTTAATTCTCAATTTGCCGCGCAATTCCTGTCGTCCGACCTTCTGAACGGGCAGATTCTGCGATTGAAAGACGCCATTCGTTCTTCCGATGTTTTGGAAGGCTTTGGCAAAACCATCAAGATCGGCAAGGTTCAGCGTTTCACCGTGAAACTTCCGACCTTGATCGACAATCAGCCCCGCTTCTTTGCCGTGTCGGTGAACCCGATCCGCAATGAAAAGACGCAAGAGATTTACGGTGTTGTGGGGATCTTCCATGACATCACCGAGATGAAACGGGCCGAGCAGATCCGCATGGATTTCGTTGGAAACGCGTCTCACGAGCTGCGCACTCCACTGACGTCCATCAAGGGCTATGTCGACACACTGAAAGAGGACGTAAAAACCGGCCAGATTCAGCAGGCCGGCAAGTTCCTGGATATTGTTTCTCGTAATATCGACCGTCTGATGGATCTGGTGAATGACATGCTTAGCATCAACACTCTGGAGGCATCAAATTCCGAGCTGAAGCTTGAAATGATTCATCCGCTGGCGATTTCTGAGCATGTGGTGTCAGAGCTGGCCGTGATGGCGGCGGAAAAAAACATCACCATCCGCGTGAACGGCGATGTGCCACCGTTTTTGGCAGATGCCCGCAAAGTGGAGCAGGTTCTGCGCAATCTGGTGTCCAATGCCGTGAAATACATTCCCTCTGGCAAGACCATCCAGATTCGTTGGGAACGCGATATCAAAGAATACATAATTTTGCGAGTGATCGACGACGGGCAGGGCATTCCTGAGCAACACTTGGATCGTCTGTTTGAGCGCTTCTATCGCATCGACAAGGGCCGCACCCGCGATGCCGGGGGCACCGGACTTGGTCTGGCCATTGTGAAGCATATTATGCAAAGTCACGGTGGTACGGTCGCGGTGAAGAGTATTGTCGACCAGGGATCTGAATTTATTTGCTCTTTCCCGATCCGAAAGTAA
- a CDS encoding ABC transporter ATP-binding protein, producing MIEVKDLTKDYGPRRAIDKLNFSISKGDVVGFLGPNGAGKSTTMKIITGFMAPSHGNASVAGFDVFENPLEVKKRIGYLPEIPPVYADMFVRDYLRYVAALKQVPKEKIEACVNNAIEKTNLGDVQKRLIHHLSKGFKQRVGIAQAIVSDPEVLILDEPTVGLDPKQVAEIRELIKALKGQHTIILSTHILPEVEATCEKVIIINKGKIVAEDSIQNLSALDQGQVRLHVRLRKDVEDMKKVLSSVSAVTGVQLGASRKEWNIDLKGGEEAVENVSSQLVTGGYGLLELSQAKRDLEDVFLKLTYGQQERGGEA from the coding sequence GTGATTGAAGTCAAAGATCTCACCAAAGATTATGGTCCTCGTCGGGCCATCGACAAACTGAACTTCTCCATTTCCAAGGGTGATGTTGTGGGCTTTTTGGGTCCCAACGGAGCTGGTAAATCCACGACAATGAAAATCATCACAGGCTTCATGGCCCCAAGCCATGGCAATGCCTCTGTCGCGGGATTTGATGTTTTTGAAAATCCTTTGGAAGTTAAAAAACGCATCGGCTATCTGCCAGAGATTCCGCCGGTCTATGCTGACATGTTTGTGCGCGATTATCTGCGCTATGTGGCAGCCCTGAAGCAAGTTCCTAAAGAAAAGATCGAAGCGTGTGTCAACAACGCCATCGAAAAAACCAATCTGGGCGATGTACAAAAACGTCTGATCCATCACCTGTCCAAAGGTTTCAAGCAGCGCGTGGGCATTGCCCAGGCGATTGTGTCTGATCCGGAAGTTCTGATTCTGGATGAGCCGACCGTGGGCCTGGATCCAAAACAAGTGGCCGAGATCCGTGAATTGATCAAAGCCCTGAAGGGCCAGCACACCATCATCCTTTCCACTCACATCCTGCCGGAAGTGGAAGCGACTTGCGAAAAGGTGATCATCATCAATAAAGGCAAGATCGTGGCGGAAGACAGCATTCAAAATCTTTCGGCCCTGGATCAGGGGCAGGTGCGCCTGCACGTGCGACTGCGCAAGGACGTGGAAGACATGAAGAAAGTCCTTTCCAGTGTCAGTGCGGTCACAGGTGTTCAATTGGGTGCTTCCCGCAAAGAATGGAACATTGATCTGAAAGGCGGCGAAGAGGCCGTTGAAAACGTATCGTCCCAGCTTGTAACCGGCGGTTACGGTTTGCTGGAACTGAGTCAGGCCAAACGGGATCTGGAAGATGTCTTCCTGAAACTTACATATGGTCAGCAGGAACGTGGAGGTGAGGCATGA
- a CDS encoding Ppx/GppA phosphatase family protein: MSRRISAIDIGSNAIRMMIADIHEQAPYLHIVKKYRAAVRLGHDVFTQGVITPASLEIAKATFQRYALTNRELGVTKCRAVATSASREAKNQKEFVDLIYKTSGIKIEVIDGTEEGRLIHLAVRKELDLDNKKSMLIDIGGGSVEVTFSQGPKMIATKSFPMGTVRILENLAKRNLTENHMNIIMGEFIGALGEHIYKNCDHDPVDFAIGTGGNLECLGQLKGELLKKSPQTFLTLAELTEIIDRLRSLKVKDRIEKLHLRPDRADVIVPAAMLVQTIMRQAETEKILIPNVGLRDGLIWSML, from the coding sequence GTGTCACGTCGTATATCCGCCATCGATATCGGGTCCAACGCCATTCGTATGATGATTGCCGACATTCATGAGCAAGCTCCGTATCTGCATATCGTGAAGAAGTACCGGGCCGCTGTCCGACTGGGGCATGATGTTTTCACCCAAGGGGTGATCACGCCGGCATCTTTGGAAATTGCCAAGGCCACCTTTCAGCGCTATGCCCTGACCAACCGTGAACTGGGTGTGACCAAGTGCCGGGCGGTGGCCACTTCTGCCAGCCGGGAAGCGAAAAATCAGAAGGAGTTCGTGGACCTGATTTACAAAACCTCGGGCATCAAGATCGAGGTTATTGATGGCACTGAAGAGGGCCGTCTGATTCATCTGGCTGTTCGTAAAGAGCTGGATCTGGACAACAAAAAGTCGATGCTGATTGATATTGGCGGCGGCAGTGTCGAGGTCACGTTTTCGCAGGGACCGAAGATGATTGCGACCAAGTCGTTCCCGATGGGGACGGTGCGTATTCTGGAAAACCTGGCCAAAAGAAACCTGACTGAAAATCATATGAATATTATCATGGGCGAATTCATCGGTGCCCTGGGTGAGCATATCTATAAGAACTGCGATCACGACCCGGTGGATTTCGCCATCGGTACTGGCGGCAATCTGGAATGCCTGGGCCAACTGAAGGGTGAGCTTTTAAAAAAGTCTCCACAAACCTTCCTGACCCTGGCAGAACTCACCGAAATCATCGACCGCCTGCGCTCCCTCAAGGTCAAAGACCGCATCGAAAAACTGCACCTTCGCCCCGACCGCGCCGACGTCATCGTCCCCGCCGCCATGCTGGTGCAAACCATCATGCGCCAAGCAGAAACCGAAAAGATCCTGATCCCCAACGTCGGCCTGCGCGACGGCCTGATCTGGTCCATGCTCTGA
- a CDS encoding DUF814 domain-containing protein yields the protein MKALTQQELQHFVSYFAPILDGAQLQDVLVNDRGLALGFHLRGTMYWMILDLVPNTPMLLLFEDQCPFKKGPKTKPVSLFLNSHGRNLYVTSMAVQEAFGRVVRLQLKNATMDCELEIRLIPKQCNLIVKAHGKQVAWDRPLDLSAAPVVENPPEPRDLAAIHEEWLAEQSGGKKPTNLDPVAQWEKQKQKDLEKKRKALSEIQKQIESDRELLWYEAGQYLKTHGTLEVPEDLQSCVDRRQSLSWNIEHCFSKAKQMVGKKEGARERLDELLIEIQKLEATRYSQKQSKPALVDLMKKAEARGRKLHLASGALAYCGKSGADNLALLRQAKAWDYWLHLKDYPGAHAIIHRQRDQEITPAEVQEVAAWVARESLSSKSLMVGQKVAVVIVECRFVRPIKGDKLGRVTYHSEKSFQLTLN from the coding sequence ATGAAGGCCCTGACACAGCAAGAACTCCAGCATTTTGTCTCTTATTTTGCTCCAATTTTGGACGGCGCACAGCTGCAGGACGTGCTGGTTAATGACCGAGGTCTGGCTTTGGGTTTTCATCTGCGCGGAACCATGTATTGGATGATACTGGACCTTGTGCCAAACACCCCGATGCTGCTGCTTTTCGAGGATCAGTGTCCGTTTAAAAAGGGCCCGAAAACCAAGCCGGTCAGTCTTTTCCTGAACTCCCACGGGCGCAATTTGTATGTCACTTCCATGGCGGTGCAAGAGGCCTTCGGCCGTGTGGTTCGTCTGCAGTTGAAGAATGCCACGATGGACTGCGAACTTGAAATTCGTCTGATTCCAAAGCAATGCAATCTGATCGTCAAAGCTCACGGCAAGCAAGTGGCCTGGGATCGTCCGTTGGATCTGTCGGCGGCGCCGGTGGTGGAAAATCCCCCCGAGCCCCGCGATCTGGCCGCCATTCACGAAGAGTGGCTGGCAGAACAATCCGGCGGCAAAAAACCAACGAATCTGGATCCGGTCGCCCAATGGGAAAAACAGAAACAGAAGGATCTGGAGAAAAAACGGAAGGCCTTAAGTGAAATCCAAAAGCAGATCGAAAGCGATCGTGAACTTTTGTGGTACGAGGCCGGTCAGTATTTGAAAACCCACGGCACACTCGAGGTGCCCGAGGATTTGCAGTCATGTGTGGATCGCAGGCAGTCCTTAAGCTGGAACATTGAGCACTGCTTTTCCAAGGCCAAACAAATGGTCGGAAAAAAAGAGGGTGCTCGCGAGCGTCTGGATGAACTTTTGATTGAAATCCAGAAGCTTGAGGCCACGCGGTATTCGCAAAAACAAAGCAAGCCCGCTTTGGTGGATCTGATGAAAAAGGCCGAGGCTCGGGGACGCAAGTTGCACCTGGCTTCAGGTGCTTTGGCCTACTGCGGGAAGTCCGGCGCTGACAATCTGGCTCTGCTTCGGCAGGCCAAAGCTTGGGATTACTGGCTGCATCTAAAGGATTATCCGGGTGCCCACGCCATCATCCATCGCCAGCGCGATCAGGAAATCACTCCGGCCGAAGTGCAGGAGGTCGCCGCCTGGGTGGCCCGTGAATCCCTGTCGTCCAAATCCCTGATGGTCGGTCAAAAAGTGGCGGTCGTGATCGTTGAATGCCGTTTTGTCCGTCCGATCAAGGGCGACAAATTGGGGCGCGTCACCTACCACTCGGAAAAATCGTTCCAACTGACGCTGAATTAA
- a CDS encoding response regulator transcription factor, whose translation MADNSVHVLVVEDEQEIRELMALHLLRQGYRVTECASAEEALNEMNRQNYSLFVLDWMLPGLSGVDIVDKIKAKNTGASVLMVTAKTEPQDIVAGLEKGADDYMTKPFNPSVFIARIKALLRRSQVQAAAPAADDGEVSLLGLKINFKSYEISYNGEPLHLTPSEFKLLGALVQNHGCVLTREQLIENIQGEGINVVGRTIDTHVFGLRKKLGEWGDRIETIRGVGYRVKVDIA comes from the coding sequence TTGGCTGATAATTCAGTTCATGTGCTAGTGGTGGAAGATGAGCAGGAAATCCGGGAGCTGATGGCTCTGCACCTGCTTCGTCAAGGGTACCGAGTGACCGAATGTGCTTCCGCCGAAGAAGCCCTGAACGAAATGAATCGCCAGAACTATTCCTTGTTCGTCCTTGATTGGATGCTGCCGGGCTTGAGTGGCGTCGACATCGTAGATAAAATCAAAGCCAAAAACACCGGTGCCTCAGTACTGATGGTCACCGCTAAAACCGAACCTCAGGACATCGTTGCCGGCCTTGAAAAAGGGGCCGACGACTACATGACCAAACCTTTCAATCCTTCCGTTTTCATTGCTCGAATCAAAGCTCTTTTGCGCCGTTCCCAGGTGCAGGCGGCGGCTCCGGCCGCGGATGATGGCGAAGTGTCCTTGTTGGGTCTTAAAATCAATTTTAAGTCTTACGAGATCTCCTATAACGGCGAACCTCTGCATTTGACTCCGTCCGAGTTCAAGCTGTTGGGGGCCCTGGTGCAGAATCATGGCTGCGTTTTGACCCGCGAACAACTGATTGAAAACATTCAGGGCGAGGGTATTAATGTGGTTGGCCGCACTATCGACACCCACGTCTTCGGATTACGCAAGAAGTTAGGGGAGTGGGGAGACCGTATTGAGACTATCCGTGGCGTTGGATATCGGGTTAAAGTAGACATCGCATGA
- a CDS encoding DUF936 domain-containing protein, protein MNTDMLLKIVETQLQETQNMREKTPDFIRKVVHLYTLQLMKVGSIPMEFMEDVLTDIEAEAIEIYRKKTYGFLTLEEYRKHKFRQKDDN, encoded by the coding sequence ATGAACACAGATATGCTGCTAAAAATCGTAGAAACCCAGCTTCAAGAAACCCAGAACATGCGCGAAAAGACGCCGGACTTCATCCGTAAGGTCGTTCATCTTTACACGCTGCAATTGATGAAAGTCGGCTCGATTCCGATGGAATTCATGGAAGATGTGCTGACAGACATTGAAGCTGAAGCCATTGAAATCTACCGCAAAAAAACCTACGGTTTTTTAACTTTGGAAGAATACCGCAAACATAAATTCCGTCAAAAAGACGACAACTAG
- the phoU gene encoding phosphate signaling complex protein PhoU codes for MERAIDIQLEDLKKMILLMGGHVEKSLAQVTAALLSRDVDMFSGVHDIEKLINEDHIRVDNACMHVLAKQGPVAKDLRLIISVLKINNDLERMGDQTVNISYSGKDYLGRKPIQQQLSDIQKMSEIAGRMVKGSLDSFVRGDVEQAKKILLMDDEIDALKNKVFQDAMAHMKAHSDDVEAGMDLILIARNLERLGDHATNIAEDVIFAFTGKDVRHGGKFG; via the coding sequence ATGGAAAGAGCGATAGATATTCAACTGGAAGACCTGAAAAAAATGATTCTTCTGATGGGTGGCCATGTTGAAAAATCTCTGGCTCAGGTGACCGCGGCTTTGTTGTCCCGTGACGTCGACATGTTCAGCGGTGTTCATGACATCGAAAAACTGATCAATGAAGACCACATCCGCGTGGACAACGCCTGCATGCACGTACTGGCAAAGCAGGGCCCGGTGGCCAAAGACCTGCGTTTGATCATTTCCGTTCTTAAGATCAACAACGATCTGGAGCGCATGGGTGATCAGACAGTGAATATTTCTTACTCCGGTAAGGATTATCTTGGGCGCAAACCCATCCAGCAGCAGTTGAGCGACATTCAGAAAATGTCTGAAATCGCCGGCCGCATGGTGAAGGGCTCTTTGGACAGCTTCGTCCGTGGTGACGTTGAGCAGGCCAAAAAGATCCTGTTGATGGATGACGAAATCGACGCTCTGAAAAACAAGGTTTTCCAGGACGCGATGGCGCACATGAAAGCCCACTCGGATGATGTGGAAGCGGGCATGGATTTGATTTTGATTGCAAGAAATCTGGAACGTCTTGGAGATCACGCGACGAATATCGCAGAAGACGTGATCTTTGCCTTTACCGGCAAGGACGTCCGACACGGAGGAAAGTTTGGCTGA
- a CDS encoding transposase, producing the protein MAKHFSFGGDLKHDFNGTSYGGELSKGKRRSQRPLSNFEPIHLVLKSNKAFGRRSLLHPANRKMLLKYTRRFVFRFKVRLYSFANVGNHIHILIHVPDRKAYVSFISALTGTISKMIFKSAGMWDLRPFTRVTSMGRGFGIVRKYIERNVEQGLMVVESIMKKDPLWRRAGFDSVIWSWG; encoded by the coding sequence ATGGCAAAACACTTTTCTTTTGGCGGCGATCTTAAACATGACTTCAATGGAACCTCTTATGGAGGAGAACTTTCTAAAGGCAAACGACGAAGCCAGCGACCACTTTCGAATTTCGAACCGATTCATCTGGTATTAAAGAGTAACAAAGCCTTCGGGCGAAGGTCCCTTTTGCATCCTGCGAACAGGAAAATGCTTCTGAAATACACGCGAAGATTTGTATTTCGTTTCAAGGTGAGACTTTACAGCTTTGCCAATGTCGGAAACCACATCCATATATTGATCCACGTCCCTGATCGCAAAGCCTATGTCAGTTTTATCAGCGCACTGACAGGCACCATCTCTAAAATGATCTTCAAATCCGCCGGCATGTGGGACCTTCGCCCCTTCACTCGTGTCACCTCTATGGGGCGAGGGTTCGGAATTGTGCGGAAGTATATAGAAAGGAACGTCGAACAAGGGTTGATGGTGGTGGAATCCATTATGAAGAAAGATCCACTTTGGCGGCGGGCCGGATTTGATTCGGTGATTTGGTCCTGGGGATAG